One Malaclemys terrapin pileata isolate rMalTer1 chromosome 7, rMalTer1.hap1, whole genome shotgun sequence genomic region harbors:
- the FAM89B gene encoding leucine repeat adapter protein 25 translates to MNGLQPPQDCLGGNVCSIEGLPPLPKGLSGILNSSGGSWREIEKVYSKKTRIQDDLSKSRAASEKLLRSKPANLDSALAMLRKEMVGLRQLDMSLLCQLWSLYESIQEYKGLFQDMSSSLHSEGSYTAENGFSDEDDEFEVEPPGADVRKETPLLGRLSLPQPQNSRDQWLQDSFHITI, encoded by the exons ATGAACGGCCTCCAGCCACCCCAGGACTGCCTGGGGGGCAATGTCTGCTCCATCGAAGGTCTCCCCCCACTTCCCAAGGGCCTCAGCGGGATCCTCAACTCCAGTGGCGGCTCGTGGCGTGAGATTGAGAAAGTGTACAGCAAGAAGACACGGATCCAGGACGACCTGAGCAAGTCACGGGCGGCCTCTGAGAAGCTGCTGAGGAGCAAACCGGCCAACCTGGACTCAGCGCTGGCCATGCTGCGCAAGGAGATG GTGGGCCTGCGCCAGCTGGACATgtccctgctgtgccagctgtggtCGCTGTACGAATCGATCCAGGAGTACAAGGGGCTGTTCCAGGACATGTCATCGTCCCTGCACTCCGAGGGCTCCTACACCGCTGAGAATGGCTTCTCTGATGAGGACGATGAGTTTGAGGTGGAGCCGCCGGGTGCTGACGTGCGCAAGGAGACCCCACTGCTGGGCCGGCTCAGCTTGCCTCAGCCCCAGAACTCCCGTGACCAGTGGCTGCAGGACTCCTTCCACATCACCATCTGA
- the ZNRD2 gene encoding protein ZNRD2 isoform X2, which translates to MGNYLLKGYRMLGECCEECGTILLQDKQRKLYCVACQELNSDIDKDNPALNAQAALSQVREHQLASTSEEATPLGYLPATQQPHVPRPEHCEGAASGLRAAATAAAIPQARSAPTPALPASPLAAAEDAILQKLGWASQELQHSASIELSLQLCSLIRSCAESLKCLKELTPQ; encoded by the exons ATGGGCAACTACCTGCTCAAGGGGTACCGCATGCTGGGGGAGTGCTGTGAAGAGTGTGGG ACCATCTTGCTCCAAGACAAGCAGAGGAAACTTTACTGCGTGGCCTGCCAGGAGCTCAACTCTGACATCGACAAAGACAACCCGG cgcTGAATGCCCAGGCTGCCCTGTCCCAGGTCCGTGAGCACCAGCTGGCCTCCACCTCAGAGGAGGCCACGCCCCTTGGGTACCTCCCAGccacccagcagccccatgtgccgcGCCCAGAACACTGTGAGGGGGCGGCCTCAGGACTCCGAGCTGCCGCCACTGCGGCCGCCATACCGCAGGCCCGGTCTGCCCCAACACCTGCCCTGCCTGCTAGCCCCCTGGCTGCAGCAGAGGATGCCATCCTCCAGAAgctgggctgggccagccaggagctccagcACAGCGCCTCCATCGAGCTCAGCCTCCAACTATGCAGCCTCATCCGCTCCTGTGCTGAGTCCTTGAAATGCCTCAAGGAACTGACCCCACAGTGA
- the ZNRD2 gene encoding protein ZNRD2 isoform X1 codes for MEGLPVGGGRGWDGSGAAARVSRASSMALNAAGNDDGNWEPPSEAELKVIQARRERQDKISRVMGNYLLKGYRMLGECCEECGTILLQDKQRKLYCVACQELNSDIDKDNPALNAQAALSQVREHQLASTSEEATPLGYLPATQQPHVPRPEHCEGAASGLRAAATAAAIPQARSAPTPALPASPLAAAEDAILQKLGWASQELQHSASIELSLQLCSLIRSCAESLKCLKELTPQ; via the exons ATGGAGGGGCTTCCGGTcggagggggaaggggctgggacgGGAGCGGCGCAGCAGCAAGGGTGTCCCGAGCGAGTAGCATGGCCCTGAACGCGGCAG GCAACGATGATGGGAACTGGGAGCCACCTTCAGAGGCAGAGCTGAAGGTGATCCAGGCACGGAGGGAGCGGCAGGATAAGATCAGCAGAGTGATGGGCAACTACCTGCTCAAGGGGTACCGCATGCTGGGGGAGTGCTGTGAAGAGTGTGGG ACCATCTTGCTCCAAGACAAGCAGAGGAAACTTTACTGCGTGGCCTGCCAGGAGCTCAACTCTGACATCGACAAAGACAACCCGG cgcTGAATGCCCAGGCTGCCCTGTCCCAGGTCCGTGAGCACCAGCTGGCCTCCACCTCAGAGGAGGCCACGCCCCTTGGGTACCTCCCAGccacccagcagccccatgtgccgcGCCCAGAACACTGTGAGGGGGCGGCCTCAGGACTCCGAGCTGCCGCCACTGCGGCCGCCATACCGCAGGCCCGGTCTGCCCCAACACCTGCCCTGCCTGCTAGCCCCCTGGCTGCAGCAGAGGATGCCATCCTCCAGAAgctgggctgggccagccaggagctccagcACAGCGCCTCCATCGAGCTCAGCCTCCAACTATGCAGCCTCATCCGCTCCTGTGCTGAGTCCTTGAAATGCCTCAAGGAACTGACCCCACAGTGA